The Panicum virgatum strain AP13 chromosome 5K, P.virgatum_v5, whole genome shotgun sequence genome has a window encoding:
- the LOC120708528 gene encoding phenylacetaldehyde reductase-like, translating into MSSTVDNGGAARRDLVCVTGGSGFIGSWLVRLLLDRGYTVHATVKNLDDEGETKHLQGLAGADTRLRLFQLDLLDPDSVRLAIDGARGVFHLASPVTLQTEDPEKELLEPAVKGTLNVLRAAKDCGAGRVVLMSSQGSMLPNPDWPADKVIDEDCWADAELLKKLQLWYGVSKTLAEKAAWDFAAEEGLQMVVINPGMVLGPMLSPSVNASLQLLLQLLAGERLDLTDVYIGCVDVRNVAHSMIVLYENPSAQGRHLCLESIERFVDFTNNIADLHPEYRVQRILEDKPDWVVRAKDPSKKLIDLGVRFTPFDKTISDTVGYLRSKGLI; encoded by the exons ATGTCGTCGACCGTGGacaacggcggcgcggcgcgccgtgATCTCGTCTGCGTGACGGGCGGCAGCGGCTTCATCGGCTCCTGGctcgtccgcctcctcctcgaccgcgGCTACACCGTCCACGCCACCGTCAAGAACCTCG ATGATGAGGGCGAGACGAAGCACCTGCAGGGCCTGGCGGGCGCGGACACGCGGCTCCGGCTGTTCCAGCTGGACCTCTTGGACCCTGATTCCGTGCGGCTGGCGATCGACGGCGCCCGCGGCGTCTTCCACCTGGCGTCCCCGGTTACACTGCAGACAGAAGACCCAGAG AAGGAGCtcctggaaccggcggtgaagggcaCGCTCAACGTCCTGCGCGCCGCCAAAGATTGCGGAGCCGGCCGCGTCGTGCTGATGTCGTCACAGGGGTCCATGTTGCCAAACCCCGACTGGCCCGCGGACAAGGTCATAGACGAGGACTGCTGGGCCGACGCGGAGCTCCTCAAGAAACTTCAG CTTTGGTATGGCGTATCCAAAACATTGGCAGAGAAGGCAGCATGGGACTTTGCTGCAGAGGAAGGATTGCAGATGGTTGTGATCAATCCAGGGATGGTGTTGGGTCCGATGTTATCTCCATCGGTTAACGCCAGTCTCCAACTTCTTCTGCAACTTCTGGCAG GGGAGAGGCTTGATTTGACCGACGTCTACATTGGCTGCGTCGATGTGAGAAACGTCGCACATTCTATGATAGTGTTGTACGAGAACCCATCAGCACAGGGACGCCACTTATGCTTGGAATCCATTGAACGCTTTGTCGATTTCACCAATAACATTGCTGATCTTCACCCTGAATATCGGGTTCAGAG AATCCTGGAGGACAAACCAGACTGGGTGGTGAGAGCAAAGGACCCTTCCAAGAAATTGATCGATTTGGGTGTTCGTTTCACTCCATTTGACAAAACCATCAGTGACACTGTTGGTTATTTGAGGAGCAAAGGGCTTATCTAG